The following coding sequences are from one Musa acuminata AAA Group cultivar baxijiao chromosome BXJ1-6, Cavendish_Baxijiao_AAA, whole genome shotgun sequence window:
- the LOC103989374 gene encoding auxin response factor 7, whose product MASAPPNSSSARLGSGPCGDVLYQELWKACAGSLVTLPREKERVYYFPQGHMEQLEASTNQELDQQMPLFDLPSKILCRVVHVELRAEPDTDEVYAQITLQPEVNQDEVTSPDSPLAEPERCNVRSFCKTLTASDTSTHGGFSVLRRHADECLPSLDMSQNPPWQELVAKDLHGNEWHFRHIFRGQPRRHLLTTGWSVFVSSKKLVAGDVFNFLRGENDELRVGVRRLMRQPNNMPSSVISSHSMHLGVLATASHAIATGTLFSVFYKPRTSRSDFIISVNKYLEAKNYKFSVGMRFNMRFEGDEAPEKRFSGTIVGVDTTSQWAGSEWRTLKVQWDEPSCIRRPDTVSPWELEPLLAAAPPTFQPVQRNKRTRPSAAPAVSSDLTPAFGLWKSTAESTQNFSFSGLQGGKELCAPSCPTSVFPSASKPESIEFNGNNGPSAINGAMYWPFRTEPQTDSLMADINKEQSEKKQETSTGCWLFGIQLVESSAVGELSPLTTNSCVGEEQAVTSLDVESDQQSQPSNINRSDALAVSSEPEKSCLRSTQECQSRQLRSCTKVHMQGMAVGRAVDLTRFYGYDELLQKLEEMFNIEGELYGAAKKWEVIYTDDEDDIMMVGDDPWHEFCSMVRKIYIYTCEEAKRLTPRVKLPAVGKVIRPLPKKASCDADATENSSKDQALVAD is encoded by the exons ATGGCTTCGGCACCACCAAACAGTTCATCCGCAAGGCTCGGTTCAG GGCCCTGTGGAGATGTCTTGTACCAGGAACTATGGAAAGCTTGTGCAGGGTCTTTGGTTACTCTACCTCGTGAAAAAGAAAGGGTTTATTACTTTCCCCAAGGCCATATGGAGCAG CTTGAAGCATCAACAAATCAAGAGCTTGACCAGCAAATGCCTTTGTTTGATCTTCCATCAAAGATCTTATGCAGGGTTGTCCATGTTGAACTCCGG GCTGAACCAGATACAGATGAAGTATATGCGCAGATTACATTGCAACCTGAAGTAAAT CAAGATGAAGTTACCAGCCCAGATTCACCACTGGCTGAGCCCGAAAGGTGCAATGTCCGTTCCTTCTGTAAGACTCTAACTGCATCAGACACAAGCACTCATGGGGGTTTCTCAGTTCTTAGAAGGCATGCAGATGAGTGCCTTCCTTCACTG GATATGTCCCAGAACCCACCTTGGCAAGAATTGGTTGCCAAAGATCTTCATGGGAATGAATGGCATTTTCGTCACATTTTTCGAG GACAGCCCAGGCGCCATCTGCTCACTACTGGTTGGAGTGTCTTTGTTAGCTCAAAGAAATTGGTAGCTGGTGATGTATTTAACTTTCTCAG AGGTGAGAATGATGAGCTGCGAGTCGGTGTGAGAAGGCTTATGAGGCAGCCAAATAACATGCCATCGTCAGTCATATCCAGTCATAGCATGCATCTTGGAGTTCTGGCTACTGCATCTCATGCTATTGCTACTGGGACTCTTTTTTCTGTTTTCTACAAACCAAG GACAAGTCGATCGGACTTCATCATAAGCGTCAACAAGTATCTTGAAGCCAAGAATTATAAATTCTCTGTTGGGATGAGATTTAATATGAGATTTGAAGGTGATGAAGCTCCAGAAAAAAG GTTCAGTGGCACTATTGTTGGTGTGGACACAACATCTCAATGGGCAGGGTCAGAATGGAGAACTTTAAAG gttcaatgggatgaaccttCGTGTATCCGGCGTCCAGACACAGTTTCTCCGTGGGAATTGGAACCACTTCTTGCAGCTGCTCCTCCAACCTTTCAACCAGTGCAGAGAAACAAACGTACACGACCATCAGCTGCACCGGCTGTATCATCAGATCTTACCCCAGCATTTG GTTTATGGAAATCCACCGCTGAGAGTACCCAAAATTTTTCATTTTCTGGGTTGCAGGGAGGAAAAGAACTGTGTGCACCATCCTGCCCCACATCTGTGTTCCCATCAGCATCAAAGCCTGAGTCAATTGAATTTAATGGAAATAATGGACCATCAGCTATTAATGGCGCCATGTACTGGCCATTCAGGACAGAACCTCAAACTGATTCCTTGATGGCAGACATAAATAAAGAACAAAGTGAAAAGAAGCAGGAAACTAGCACAGGCTGCTGGCTGTTTGGAATTCAGCTAGTTGAGAGCTCTGCAGTAGGGGAACTCTCTCCACTGACTACCAATTCTTGTGTTGGAGAGGAACAAGCAGTAACATCGTTGGATGTGGAATCAGATCAACAATCTCAACCATCAAACATCAACAGGTCTGATGCCCTCGCTGTCAGCAGTGAGCCGGAGAAGTCATGCTTAAGGTCAACCCAAGAGTGTCAAAGTAGACAATTGAGGAGCTGCACCAAG GTTCACATGCAAGGAATGGCAGTTGGGAGGGCAGTGGATCTGACTAGATTTTATGGATATGATGAGCTTCTTCAGAAGCTGGAAGAGATGTTTAATATTGAGGGAGAGCTCTACGGTGCAGCAAAAAAGTGGGAGGTCATCTACACAGATGATGAGGATGACATAATGATGGTTGGTGATGACCCATGGCA TGAGTTCTGCAGCATGGTGAGAAAAATATACATCTACACTTGTGAGGAGGCCAAAAGGCTGACTCCCAGGGTGAAGCTTCCGGCTGTTGGCAAGGTCATCAGGCCTTTGCCCAAGAAAGCCTCTTGTGATGCTGATGCAACCGAAAACAGCTCGAAAGATCAGGCTCTGGTTGCTGATTAG
- the LOC135677012 gene encoding protein NRT1/ PTR FAMILY 4.4-like, which yields MDIQSGQNSNGDSMLAQVFVDWRDKPCSPKKHGGMRAAVFVLAIQAFEIMAIAAVGNNLITYVFNEMHFPLSKSANIVTNFIGTVFLLSLLGGFLSDSYLGSFWTMLIFGFVELSGFILLSIQAHLPQLRPPPCNMISKEDHCMEANGFKATVFFLALYLVALGSGCLKPNMISHGADQFGKDDPDQSKKLSTYFNTAYFSFSVGELIALTVLVWVQTRSGMDVGFGVSAAAMAVGLVILICGAFFYRNKPPQGSIFTPIARVFVAAFTKRKQVCPSTSEVLQRSHIGPPEHLAISGLEPSSFVGNKLRFLDKACIKAQDGSNVKEGAWRLCTAAEVEQVKIIVSVIPIFACTIIFNTVLAQLQTFSVQQGSAMNTRPAKSFQVPPASLQAIPYIMLILLVPLYETCFVPLARRLTGDDSGIAPLQRIGVGLFTVTFSMVAAAVIEKKRREAYVDSGEQLSIIWIAPQFLIFGLSEMFTAVGLIEFFYKQSTAGMQSFLTAMTYCSYSFGFYLSSLLVSLVNRITSSSSRDGWLSDNDLNKDRLDLFYWLLAALSLVNFFSYLLCSRWYSGSRSLSANPPPSGLHGEDNHLSFTSSSKHVAAEAIL from the exons ATGGACATACAGTCAGGTCAGAATTCCAATGGGGATTCCATGCTTGCTCAAGTCTTTGTTGATTGGAGAGACAAACCATGCAGCCCCAAAAAGCATGGTGGCATGAGAGCTGCTGTCTTTGTattag CCATTCAAGCATTTGAGATCATGGCAATTGCTGCTGTGGGGAACAACCTCATAACCTATGTCTTCAATGAGATGCATTTCCCTTTGTCGAAATCAGCCAACATAGTGACCAACTTCATAGGGACTGTTTTCTTGCTGTCCCTGCTTGGAGGATTCCTCTCTGACTCTTATCTGGGGAGCTTCTGGACTATGCTAATATTTGGATTTGTGGAGCTCTCA GGCTTCATACTCCTATCAATCCAAGCACATCTTCCTCAGCTGAGGCCACCCCCCTGCAACATGATCTCCAAGGAGGATCACTGCATGGAGGCCAATGGCTTCAAGGCCACTGTCTTCTTTCTTGCTCTCTACTTGGTGGCCTTGGGCAGTGGTTGCCTGAAGCCTAACATGATCTCCCACGGTGCTGACCAGTTTGGGAAAGATGACCCGGATCAGTCGAAGAAGCTCTCCACCTACTTCAACACAGCTTACTTCAGCTTCTCCGTGGGGGAGCTCATTGCTCTCACTGTCcttgtttgggttcagacaaggtCGGGGATGGACGTAGGCTTTGGTGTATCAGCAGCTGCCATGGCAGTGGGGCTTGTCATCTTGATCTGCGGTGCCTTCTTCTACAGGAACAAGCCCCCACAAGGCAGCATCTTTACCCCAATTGCCAGG GTGTTTGTAGCTGCATTCACCAAGAGAAAGCAAGTCTGCCCTTCTACTTCTGAAGTGCTCCAGAGAAGCCACATCGGTCCACCCGAACACCTCGCTATCAGTGGCCTCGAACCCTCTTCGTTTGTTGGCAACAAGCTCAG GTTCTTGGACAAAGCCTGCATCAAAGCTCAAGATGGATCCAACGTGAAGGAGGGCGCATGGAGGCTGTGCACTGCTGCAGAAGTGGAGCAGGTCAAGATCATCGTCTCGGTGATCCCCATCTTTGCATGCACCATAATCTTCAACACCGTCCTGGCGCAGCTGCAGACCTTCTCAGTCCAACAAGGGAGCGCCATGAACACCCGACCCGCCAAGTCCTTCCAAGTCCCGCCCGCGTCGCTCCAAGCCATCCCCTACATCATGCTCATCCTACTCGTCCCCCTCTACGAGACATGCTTCGTCCCTCTGGCCCGAAGGCTCACGGGAGACGACTCCGGGATCGCTCCCCTGCAGCGCATCGGTGTCGGCCTCTTCACCGTCACCTTCTCCATGGTTGCCGCAGCCGTGatcgagaagaagaggagggaggcgTACGTCGACTCCGGCGAGCAGCTCTCCATCATTTGGATCGCCCCGCAGTTCCTCATCTTCGGGCTGTCGGAGATGTTCACGGCCGTGGGTCTCATCGAGTTCTTCTACAAGCAGTCAACGGCAGGGATGCAGTCCTTCTTGACGGCCATGACCTACTGCTCCTACTCCTTCGGGTTCTACTTGAGCTCCCTTCTCGTGTCGCTCGTGAACAGGATCACATCGAGCTCATCCAGGGATGGGTGGCTAAGCGACAATGACCTCAACAAGGATAGGTTGGACCTCTTCTACTGGCTACTGGCTGCCCTCAGCCTTGTCAACTTCTTCAGCTACCTTCTCTGCTCGAGATGGTACTCTGGCAGTCGATCTCTATCAGCTAATCCACCACCATCTGGTCTCCATGGTGAAGACAACCACCTCAGTTTCACTTCTTCCTCTAAGCATGTTGCAGCTGAGGCTATTCTGTAG
- the LOC135677013 gene encoding protein NRT1/ PTR FAMILY 4.4-like, whose amino-acid sequence MVTALPFFLCTAAEVEQVKIIVSVIPIFACTIIFNTVLAQLQTFSVQQGSAMNTRPAKSFQVPPASLQAIPYIMLILLVPLYETCFVPLARRLTGDDSGIAPLQRIGVGLFTVTFSMVAAAVIEKKRREAYVDSGEQLSIIWIAPQFLIFGLSEMFTAVGLIEFFYKQSTAGMQSFLTAMTYCSYSFGFYLSSLLVSLVNRITSSSSRDGWLSDNDLNKDRLDLFYWLLAALSLVNFFSYLLCSRWYSGSRSLSANPPPSGLHGEDNHLSFTSSSKHVAAEAIL is encoded by the coding sequence ATGGTCACTGCATTGCCTTTCTTCCTGTGCACTGCTGCAGAAGTGGAGCAGGTCAAGATCATCGTCTCGGTGATCCCCATCTTTGCATGCACCATAATCTTCAACACCGTCCTGGCGCAGCTGCAGACCTTCTCAGTCCAACAAGGGAGCGCCATGAACACCCGACCCGCCAAGTCCTTCCAAGTCCCGCCCGCGTCGCTCCAAGCCATCCCCTACATCATGCTCATCCTACTCGTCCCCCTCTACGAGACATGCTTCGTCCCTCTGGCCCGAAGGCTCACGGGAGACGACTCCGGGATCGCTCCCCTGCAGCGCATCGGTGTCGGCCTCTTCACCGTCACCTTCTCCATGGTTGCCGCAGCCGTGatcgagaagaagaggagggaggcgTACGTCGACTCCGGCGAGCAGCTCTCCATCATTTGGATCGCCCCGCAGTTCCTCATCTTCGGGCTGTCGGAGATGTTCACGGCCGTGGGTCTCATCGAGTTCTTCTACAAGCAGTCAACGGCAGGGATGCAGTCCTTCTTGACGGCCATGACCTACTGCTCCTACTCCTTCGGGTTCTACTTGAGCTCCCTTCTCGTGTCGCTCGTGAACAGGATCACATCGAGCTCATCCAGGGATGGGTGGCTAAGCGACAATGACCTCAACAAGGATAGGTTGGACCTCTTCTACTGGCTACTGGCTGCCCTCAGCCTTGTCAACTTCTTCAGCTACCTTCTCTGCTCGAGATGGTACTCTGGCAGTCGATCTCTATCAGCTAATCCACCACCATCTGGTCTCCATGGTGAAGACAACCACCTCAGTTTCACTTCTTCCTCTAAGCATGTTGCAGCTGAGGCTATTCTGTAG
- the LOC135677842 gene encoding amino acid permease 6-like: MFGSLRSLPFCFHPLLRSRERLMDKSIARDIEHGDHKRQGTVWTATAHIVAALIGSGVLALAWSVAQLGWVVGPLVLLGFSCITYYTSALLANCYRFPDPITGTINRAYIDAVRSYLGPKHVFFCGCAQYVNLWGTLVGYTITASTSMIAVKRANCFHRNGHSARCDASGNTLMVVFGLFQLVLSQFPSLENITWLSVVAVATSFCYSFIGLGLCVGKWASHGEFRGTLGGTTAAAPSQKVFDVLLALGNVAFAYTFADVLIEIQDTLKSPPPENKSMKRATFSGIGLTTVFYLLLGCIGYAAFGNDAPGNILTGFGFYEPFWLVDIANICVVVHLIGAYQVYAQPIFARFEDYLAFHWPDNKFIHRTYSVPLPVKEVGSWSFTLSKLVLRTIFIMFTTLVAMLLPFFNAVLGLIGALGFWPLAVYFPLGMHMAQERIKRGAPKWFLLQGLSFFCFLISIAASIGSVADIVHNLKAAAPFKTSY, encoded by the exons ATGTTTGGTAGTCTCAGATCTCTTCCCTTCTGCTTCCATCCATTGCTGAGATCAAGAGAAAGGCTTATGGACAAAAGTATAGCGAGGGACATTGAGCATGGAGACCATAAAAGACAAG GAACGGTGTGGACTGCCACGGCACACATCGTCGCCGCGTTGATCGGCTCCGGCGTGTTGGCGTTAGCATGGAGTGTTGCTCAACTGGGATGGGTCGTCGGCCCTCTCGTCCTCCTTGGCTTCTCCTGTATCACCTACTACACCTCAGCCCTCCTTGCCAACTGCTACAGGTTCCCTGATCCCATCACCGGAACGATAAATCGCGCATACATTGACGCCGTTAGATCATATTTAG GTCCTAAGCATGTGTTCTTCTGTGGCTGTGCTCAGTACGTAAACCTATGGGGAACGCTGGTGGGCTACACTATCACGGCCAGTACAAGCATGAT CGCGGTGAAGCGGGCCAACTGCTTCCACCGAAACGGGCACAGCGCGAGGTGTGATGCGTCCGGCAACACGCTCATGGTGGTGTTCGGCCTGTTCCAGCTGGTGCTGTCGCAGTTCCCGAGCTTGGAGAACATCACGTGGCTGTCGGTTGTGGCGGTGGCCACCTCCTTCTGCTACTCCTTCATCGGCCTCGGTCTGTGCGTCGGCAAATGGGCGTCGCATGGTGAGTTCAGAGGCACGTTGGGAGGCACCACCGCTGCCGCCCCCAGCCAGAAGGTGTTCGATGTGCTGCTGGCGCTGGGGAACGTCGCGTTTGCTTACACCTTTGCGGATGTCTTGATCGAGATCCAA GACACATTGAAGTCACCTCCTCCCGAGAACAAGTCGATGAAAAGGGCGACCTTCAGCGGAATTGGGCTCACCACCGTCTTCTACCTCCTGCTCGGATGCATAGGCTATGCTGCGTTCGGTAACGATGCTCCCGGCAACATTCTAACCGGATTTGGATTCTACGAGCCCTTCTGGCTCGTCGACATCGCCAACATCTGCGTCGTTGTCCATCTCATCGGGGCGTATCAG GTCTACGCGCAACCAATCTTTGCGAGGTTCGAGGACTATCTCGCGTTCCACTGGCCGGACAACAAGTTCATCCACAGGACCTACTCGGTGCCGCTGCCGGTCAAGGAGGTGGGCTCGTGGAGCTTCACGCTGTCGAAGCTGGTCCTGAGAACCATTTTCATCATGTTCACGACGCTGGTCGCCATGTTGCTGCCCTTCTTCAACGCTGTGCTGGGACTCATCGGTGCTCTGGGCTTCTGGCCACTGGCCGTTTACTTCCCTCTGGGCATGCACATGGCGCAGGAGAGGATCAAACGAGGGGCACCCAAATGGTTTCTGCTGCAGGGGCTCAGCTTCTTCTGTTTTCTCATCTCCATTGCTGCCAGCATTGGCTCTGTGGCAGATATAGTGCACAATCTCAAGGCAGCTGCTCCTTTCAAGACTTCATACTAG